A region from the Chelmon rostratus isolate fCheRos1 chromosome 6, fCheRos1.pri, whole genome shotgun sequence genome encodes:
- the slc12a3 gene encoding solute carrier family 12 member 3, giving the protein MELPVASDSVHLAAYRPRPPLSGANGKATPGGYDESGYYQFYGDRSVASLGSDALTGYETLDSPPHYDFYANTEVWGRRRRFRPSLYQLHTKPEDDSSPPLYEETTGGQMEGGDSSGEDEEEQKEPPPEPSRFGWVQGVMIRCMLNIWGVILYLRLPWITAQAGIGLTWVIILVSSCITGITGLSTSAIATNGKVKGGGTYFLISRSLGPELGGSIGLIFAFANAVAVAMHTVGFAETVTDLMRENGAVMVDRTNDIRIIGIVTVTCLLGISMAGMAWESKAQVLFFLVIMVSFASYIVGTIIPASPDKQAKGFFSYKADIFASNFVPNWRGQEGSFFGMFSIFFPSATGILAGANISGDLKNPTVAIPRGTLMAIFWTTISYIIISATIGACVVRDASGLLNDTLSPSSSSQDCVGLACQYGWDFTECINNNTCTYGISNYYQSMGMVSAFAPLITAGIFGATLSSALACLVSAPKVFQCLCKDKLYPLIGFFGKGYGKNDEPLRSYLLTYIIAACFILIAELNTIAPIISNFFLCSYSLINFSCFHASITNSPGWRPSFRFYSKWLSLLGAVCCVVIMFLLTWWAALIAFGIVFLLLGYTLYKKPAVNWGSSVQASSYNIALNQCVGLNHVEDHVKNYRPQCLVLTGPPSSRPALVDLVSCFTKSLSLMMCANVVTAGPSPSAVEKASSDSHVTWLNQRKVKSFYTGVVAAELRSGVNMLLQGAGLGRIKPNVLLMGFKKDWRSDTPQAAHSYIGILHDAFDLQYGVCVLRMREGLDASHPSQSHVNPGFDGGPESINTISAPSRIKTSTSSTASIEVEPQPSTVFQKKQGKKTIDIYWLSDDGGLILLLPYLLTRRKRWARCKVRVFVGGETDKREEQREEVLTLIKKFRLGFRDVEVLPDIYQNPQPGSVQQFENMVRHFRLDTNPKQDSASGPSRQQDEPWMITDQDLERNRAKSLRQIRLNEVLQDYSREAALIVITMPVGRRGVCPSTLYLAWLDFLSRDLRSPVLLVRGNQENVLTFYCQ; this is encoded by the exons ATGGAGTTACCAGTAGCCAGCGACAGTGTTCACCTGGCTGCATACAGACCCAGACCCCCCCTGTCAGGAGCCAATGGGAAAGCAACACCCGGGGGTTATGATGAGTCTGGTTATTATCAGTTTTATGGTGATCGCAGTGTCGCATCCCTTGGATCTGATGCTCTAACCGGCTATGAGACGTTGGATTCTCCGCCACATTATGACTTTTACGCCAACACAGAGGTGTGGGGCCGACGGAGGCGCTTCAGACCATCTCTATACCAGCTCCACACAAAGCCTGAG GATGACTCCAGCCCTCCCTTGTATGAGGAGACGACAGGTGGACAGATGGAAGGAGGAGACAGCTCCggggaggacgaggaggagcagaaggagccACCACCTGAACCTAGCCGCTTTGGCTGGGTACAAGGCGTCATG ATCCGTTGCATGTTAAATATCTGGGGTGTGATCTTGTACCTGAGGCTGCCTTGGATCACTGCTCAGGCTGGTATAG GTCTGACGTGGGTGATTATCCTGGTATCCTCTTGTATAACTGGGATCACTGGTCTCTCGACCTCAGCCATCGCTACCAACGGAAAGGTGAAAGGAG GTGGAACCTACTTCCTGATCAGTCGCAGCCTCGGCCCAGAGCTGGGCGGCTCAATCGGTCTGATCTTTGCCTTTGCCAACGCCGTAGCTGTGGCCATGCACACTGTGGGCTTTGCAGAGACGGTCACAGACCTCATGCGC GAAAACGGAGCTGTCATGGTGGACCGAACCAATGACATCCGCATCATCGGCATCGTCACTGTCACATGCCTGCTAGGTATCTCAATGGCTGGCATGGCGTGGGAGTCAAAG GCCCAGGTTCTGTTCTTCCTGGTCATCATGGTATCATTTGCCAGTTACATTGTTGGAACAATCATTCCTGCTTCACCAGACAAACAAGCCAAGGGTTTCTTTAGCTACAAAG CGGATATTTTTGCCTCCAATTTTGTGCCCAACTGGCGAGGGCAAGAGGGCAGCTTCTTTGGCATGTTCTCCATCTTCTTCCCCTCCGCCACGGGCATCCTGGCAGGAGCTAACATCTCTGGGGACCTGAAG AATCCAACAGTGGCCATCCCCAGAGGAACGCTGATGGCGATATTCTGGACCACCATCTCATACATCATCATCTCTGCTACCATTG GCGCCTGTGTGGTGCGGGATGCGTCCGGCCTGTTAAACGACACCCTGTCGCCGTCCTCGTCCAGCCAGGACTGCGTCGGTTTAGCCTGTCAGTACGGCTGGGACTTCACCGAGTGTATCAACAATAACACATGCACCTACGGCATCAGTAACTACTATCAG TCAATGGGCATGGTGTCCGCCTTCGCCCCGCTCATCACTGCGGGCATATTTGGAGCAACACTGTCCTCTGCTTTGGCCTGCCTGGTGTCAGCTCCCAAAGTCTTCcag TGCCTGTGCAAGGACAAACTCTACCCTCTCATCGGCTTCTTCGGCAAAGGGTACGGCAAGAATGATGAGCCGCTCCGAAGCTACCTACTGACGTACATCATCGCCGCCTGCTTCATTCTCATTG CCGAGCTGAACACCATCGCTCCCATCATCTCCaacttcttcctctgctcctaCTCTCTGATCAACTTCAGCTGCTTCCACGCCTCAATCACCAACTCGCCAG gttgGCGTCCGTCCTTCAGGTTCTACAGTAAGTGGCTGTCGTTGCTGGgcgctgtgtgttgtgtggttATCATGTTCCTGCTGACTTGGTGGGCAGCACTCATCGCCTTTGGCATTGTCTTCCTCCTTTTGGGATACACGCTCTACAAGAAGCCTg CTGTAAACTGGGGCTCCTCAGTGCAGGCGAGCTCCTACAACATCGCTCTGAACCAGTGTGTCGGCCTCAACCATGTGGAGGACCATGTCAAGAACTACAG ACCCCAGTGCTTGGTGCTAACTGGTCCTCCCAGCAGCCGTCCAGCTCTGGTGGATCTCGTCAGCTGTTTCACAAAGAGTCTCAGCCTCATGATGTGTGCCAATGTGGTCACT GCCGGTCCGTCCCCATCAGCAGTGGAAAAGGCGAGCAGTGACAGTCATGTTACGTGGTTGAACCAACGGAAGGTGAAGTCATTCTACACAGGTGTGGTGGCTGCAGAGCTTCGGTCAGGAGTTAACATGCTGCTCCAG GGGGCAGGTTTGGGTCGTATTAAGCCAAATGTTCTGCTGATGGGTTTCAAGAAAGACTGGCGCAGTGACACACCTCAGGCTGCACACAGTTACATCGGAATACTGCA TGATGCATTTGACCTGCAGTACGGTGTGTGCGTGCTGAGAATGAGGGAGGGACTGGATGCCTCTCATCCATCTCAGTCACATG ttaatcCAGGCTTTGATGGAGGACCAGAGAGTATAAACACCATCTCTGCCCCTTCCCGCATTAAAACAAGCACTAGCT CGACTGCGTCAATTGAAGTGGAACCTCAGCCAAGCACAGTGtttcagaaaaaacaaggaaagaagACCATCGACATATACTGGCTGTCTGATGATGGAG GTctgatcctgctgctgcccTACCTGCTGACTCGGAGGAAGCGCTGGGCCAGATGTAAGGTCCGGGTGTTTGTGGGAGGAGAAACAGACaagagggaggagcagagagagga GGTGCTGACACTGATCAAGAAGTTCCGTCTCGGTTTTCGTGATGTCGAAGTGCTTCCTGACATCTACCAGAACCCACAGCCTGGAAG TGTCCAGCAGTTTGAGAATATGGTGCGCCACTTCAGGCTGGACACAAACCCTAAACAGGACTCTGCTTCTGGGCCATCAAGGCAGCAGGATGAGCCCTGGATGATCACTGACCAGGATTTAGAGAGGAACAGGGCCAAG TCTCTCCGTCAGATCCGGCTGAATGAGGTTCTGCAGGATTACTCCAGAGAAGCTGCTCTGATTGTTAT CACTATGCcagtggggaggagaggagtgtgtCCCAGTACTCTCTACCTGGCCTGGCTGGACTTCTTGTCACGTGATCTGAGATCTCCAGTCCTGTTGGTCAGAGGAAACCAGGAAAATGTCCTCACCTTCTACTGCcaatga